Proteins encoded in a region of the Photobacterium profundum SS9 genome:
- a CDS encoding IS66 family transposase, with protein sequence MKINLPDIPESEQTPLVKGLIGIIEQLSDTVERQQEEITLLKDEINVLKGQKKRPKFKPSKLDTNTDEKSDQGSTDNKRSGSTKRSKNQTLTIHQDNIVQPEQPLPIGARFKGYRDFVVQELEIQSCNVRYRLACYLLPDGSTVTATLPNGLAGQHFGTRLRSYILYQYHQCQVTQPLLLEQLREWGIDISSGQLNRLLTENHDDLHEEKAELLAAGLQSTGYITTDDTGARHQGKNGFVTHIGNEWFAWFQSSDRKNRINFLSLLRAGNKGYQVNTCALNYMATNKLPAPQLALLANTPVTNFGCEEEWSAHLVQLGIVVKRHIQIATEGALLGCASENEALGKLAVISDGAGQFKVLQHGLCWVHAERLVHKLIPLNEGHREDIAQVRDEIWSFYKELKEYKKQPCDTKKSALSKEFDRLFTQKTRYELLNQQLKRLNKLKSSLLLVLERPEIPIHTNGSENDLREQVKRRKVSGGTRSDLGRQCRDTFSSLKKTCGKLGVSFWKYLNDRISQSNVIPSLGSLVLQKAHPASAY encoded by the coding sequence ATGAAAATTAATCTCCCAGACATTCCAGAGTCAGAGCAAACCCCTTTGGTAAAAGGCTTAATTGGGATCATTGAGCAGCTTTCCGATACGGTTGAGCGCCAACAAGAAGAAATCACCCTCCTTAAAGACGAGATCAACGTACTAAAAGGGCAGAAAAAACGGCCCAAGTTCAAGCCGAGTAAACTCGACACAAATACCGATGAAAAGTCAGACCAAGGCTCGACTGATAACAAACGGTCCGGCTCTACCAAGCGTAGCAAAAATCAAACGCTGACCATTCATCAGGATAACATTGTCCAGCCAGAACAACCTTTACCTATCGGGGCACGATTCAAGGGCTACCGAGATTTTGTCGTCCAAGAGCTAGAGATACAGTCGTGCAATGTACGTTATCGCTTAGCTTGCTATCTATTACCTGATGGTTCGACGGTTACCGCTACCTTGCCTAATGGACTAGCAGGCCAACACTTTGGCACTCGACTAAGAAGCTACATCCTCTATCAGTATCATCAATGTCAGGTCACTCAGCCTCTGTTGTTGGAACAACTTAGAGAATGGGGTATCGATATTTCCAGTGGCCAATTAAATCGCTTATTGACCGAAAATCATGATGATTTGCATGAAGAAAAAGCCGAACTTCTGGCTGCAGGCCTGCAAAGCACTGGCTATATCACAACAGATGACACCGGAGCTAGGCATCAGGGCAAGAACGGTTTTGTCACCCACATAGGCAATGAGTGGTTTGCTTGGTTTCAAAGTTCAGACCGAAAAAATCGGATCAACTTCCTGTCACTCCTTCGGGCTGGAAACAAGGGTTATCAGGTGAACACCTGCGCACTAAACTATATGGCGACAAATAAACTCCCTGCTCCCCAGTTAGCATTGTTAGCAAACACACCAGTGACCAACTTTGGATGTGAGGAGGAATGGTCTGCTCATCTAGTTCAGCTGGGTATTGTCGTAAAAAGGCATATTCAAATAGCGACTGAAGGTGCCTTATTGGGTTGCGCGTCAGAGAATGAAGCTTTGGGTAAACTCGCTGTGATCAGTGATGGTGCTGGACAGTTTAAGGTTCTACAACATGGTTTGTGCTGGGTACATGCGGAGCGGTTGGTCCACAAGCTTATTCCGTTGAATGAGGGACATCGAGAAGACATCGCACAAGTACGTGATGAGATTTGGTCGTTCTACAAGGAGCTGAAAGAATACAAAAAACAGCCTTGCGACACGAAGAAATCAGCTCTGTCGAAGGAGTTCGATCGGCTATTTACTCAGAAAACCCGCTATGAGCTCCTTAATCAGCAACTAAAGCGGTTAAACAAATTAAAATCAAGCTTATTGCTGGTATTGGAACGACCAGAAATTCCAATCCATACAAATGGAAGCGAAAATGATCTAAGGGAGCAGGTCAAGCGGCGCAAAGTCAGTGGAGGTACTCGTAGTGATCTTGGCCGACAATGCCGAGATACCTTTTCCAGCCTGAAAAAAACGTGCGGAAAATTAGGGGTTTCCTTCTGGAAATATCTCAACGACCGAATTTCTCAAAGTAATGTAATCCCATCTTTAGGCTCTCTGGTGCTCCAGAAAGCCCACCCTGCCTCGGCTTATTGA